ACTTTAAAGCAAATCATGCGGGCACTTATTTTTATCATTGTCACGTAGATACGGTTGAGCATTTGCAGATGGGGATGACAGGAGCTCTTATTGTTAAAGCAAGTCATGGGGCCAAGCAAGTGTGGACGGGAGGACCGTCCTACAATAAAGAAGTCGTGTATCATTTGAACGAGATTGATCAGTCTTGGCATGATGCGGTTGAACAAAGAAAGTTGTATGACCGGACTGTGTTTAAACCGAATTTTTGGACGATGAATGGTGAATTCCAGTCCAGTCATGCGGGCTCTTCGATTCGCGCGCTTGCCGGAGAGACTTATTTGATCCGACTGATTAACTCAGGATATGAAAAACGTACCTTTCATATGAACGGGCGTACTTTTCAAGTTGTAGCATCAGATGGCAGACCTTTAAAGCAAGCCGTGGATAAGCAATCTATCACTTTGGCATCAGCAGAACGCTACGATATTCTGGTCA
Above is a genomic segment from Paenibacillus sp. HWE-109 containing:
- a CDS encoding multicopper oxidase family protein; the encoded protein is MSKNSTRVVITLLLFVAFSTVLMFSSFQPMMLAEEAHTKKISLYATDGYVPLPDGSQMYIWGYSLENKKGSAVYPAPTIEVEEGDHVEINLTNLGPSKAGILPVAHTIHSHGLDTDQMNDGVPHTSAPVLVGQSFTYHFKANHAGTYFYHCHVDTVEHLQMGMTGALIVKASHGAKQVWTGGPSYNKEVVYHLNEIDQSWHDAVEQRKLYDRTVFKPNFWTMNGEFQSSHAGSSIRALAGETYLIRLINSGYEKRTFHMNGRTFQVVASDGRPLKQAVDKQSITLASAERYDILVKFDQAGIYPAQFDGQTK